The Haloplanus natans DSM 17983 DNA segment CCCGTCGACTCGGAGTGGCACCGCCAGACGCCGACCACGAGGGGGTGCGCGAGGCACTGGAGAGCGCGGTGCCGACCGAGAAGTGTGGCTTCGGTCACACCGCGATGATCCAGTTCGGTCGGGAGTACTGCTCGGCGCGCACGCCGGCGTGTCTCGACGGGCCGGAGGCGTGCCCGCTGGCCGACCTGTGTGACCGGGTGGGCGTCGATCCGGCGTCGGCCGTCGTCGTCGACCCGGCGGACGCCGCCGACAGAGACGAACTGCGGTAAGCGTTCACCGACTCGTTTCGACGAACTGCCGGTACCGGCGTACAGTAACCCGTGCGAACGTTGCGCGGCCGCCCCGTCAGCCGTCTCCGTCCCCGTCGGCCGGCCGAATCTCGACGACGCCCCGGCCGTGAACGGTTACCACGGATTCGAGATAGTGGAACTCGAGGACGCGGTCGTCGCTCCCGTCGTTGCCTTTTACCAGGCGGTCGATGGCCGCCGGGTCAATCGTCTCGACGAGCGGTTCGAGCGCCGTGGGGGCGGTGTCGTGGACGCTCGCCATCGCTTCGACGACGGCCATGCTCGGCGCGATGGCGTCACTGTCGAACTCCGCCAGATGCGTCTTCGACTCGGAATCGTAACTCATCGAAACCGGCTCGTCGGTCGGTAACTCACTCACTCACATCCGCCTCCACGCCCTGCCGGCCGACGCGACTGCCCGAAGTCGCGTGAACGCTGGAAGAAAGACGGCAAGGGGTGTCTCGTCCGATGTCATAACCGAAGAACGGTTTGGACGGTCATGGTCTTTTCGCAACGGGAACGGGAGCCGCGACACCGGAGCGACGGCGCCTACTTGAACCGGAACGTTTCGAGGTTCTTCGGCGCGAACGTCCGCATATTGTAGTCGTGATAGAGCGCGGAGGAGAGGTCCTGAACGGAGCGCTCGTCGCCGTGGACACAGAGCACCTTCTCGGGACGGGGATTCATCGTCTTGACGAAGTTCTCCAGTCCCTGTCGGTCGGCGTGGCCGGAGAAGCCGTCGACGGTTTCGACGTCCATCTTCAGCGAGAGGGTGTTGCCGCGGCCGCGACCGTTGCCGCGGTCGTTCATCGGAATCTCGTCCCAGCCGTTCTGAATCCGCCGGCCGAGGGTCCCCTGGGCCTGGTAGCCGACGAACACGAGCGTCGAATCCGGATCGGGACCGAGGTGGCGGAGCCAGGACATGATCGGCCCGCCCGTGACCATCCCCGAGGTAGAGAGGATGATCGCCGGGTCGCCGTCCGTGACCTCCTGGCGTTCGTCCTCGCCCGCGTCGATGTGGTTGAACTCCTCGGCGAGGAAGGGGTTCTCGTCCTCGTGGAAGATGCGGTCCCGGAGGTCGTCACGCAGATATTCGGGATAGGTGGTGTGGATGGCCGTCGCCTCCCAGATCATGCCGTCGAGGTGGACGGGCATCCGTGGAATCTTCCCGGAGCGCATCGCCTCCTCGAGGACGAGCATGATCTCCTGGGATCGCCCGACTGCGAAGGCGGGGATGACGACTTTCCCCCCTTTCTCGTGGGTGTCGTTGATGATCTCCAGCAGGTTTCGCTCGGAGTCCTCCTGGTCGGTCTGGTAGTCGTTGCGCCCGCCGTAGGTCGACTCCAGAACCAACGTCTCGACCCGCGGGAAGTCGTTGACGGCGCCGTTGAACAGGCGGGTGTCCTCGTAGTGGATGTCACCCGAGAAGGCGACGTTGTAGAGGCCGTCGCCGATGTGGAAGTGGGAGACGGCGGAGCCGAGGATGTGGCCCGCGTTGTGGAAGGTGAGCTTTACGTCCGGCGCGATGTCGGTCACGTCGCCGTACTCGAGCGGGACGGTGTGTTTGATCGCTTCGCGAACCATCCCGCTCTCGTAGGGGGGCGTGCGGCCCTCCTTGGCGGCCAC contains these protein-coding regions:
- a CDS encoding HalOD1 output domain-containing protein; the encoded protein is MSYDSESKTHLAEFDSDAIAPSMAVVEAMASVHDTAPTALEPLVETIDPAAIDRLVKGNDGSDDRVLEFHYLESVVTVHGRGVVEIRPADGDGDG
- a CDS encoding beta-CASP ribonuclease aCPSF1; this translates as MSSVDKQLEDLKAEIEDELPPGISVSDVKYEGPELVVYTRDPKEFASNGDLIRKLASKLRKRITVRPDPDVLMAVSEARETIREVIPDEAGVTDLDFHIDTGEVVIEAEKPGMVIGRHGSTLREITKAIGWTPEVVRTPPIESSTVSNVRNFLKQEREERRDILERVGRQIHREEMANDQWVRITTLGCCREVGRASFILSTAETRVLVDCGDKPGAEGEVPYLQVPEAAPLNSIDAVVLTHAHLDHSALIPLLFKYGYDGPIYCTEPTRDLMGLLTLDYLDVAAKEGRTPPYESGMVREAIKHTVPLEYGDVTDIAPDVKLTFHNAGHILGSAVSHFHIGDGLYNVAFSGDIHYEDTRLFNGAVNDFPRVETLVLESTYGGRNDYQTDQEDSERNLLEIINDTHEKGGKVVIPAFAVGRSQEIMLVLEEAMRSGKIPRMPVHLDGMIWEATAIHTTYPEYLRDDLRDRIFHEDENPFLAEEFNHIDAGEDERQEVTDGDPAIILSTSGMVTGGPIMSWLRHLGPDPDSTLVFVGYQAQGTLGRRIQNGWDEIPMNDRGNGRGRGNTLSLKMDVETVDGFSGHADRQGLENFVKTMNPRPEKVLCVHGDERSVQDLSSALYHDYNMRTFAPKNLETFRFK